From the genome of Malus sylvestris chromosome 13, drMalSylv7.2, whole genome shotgun sequence:
AAAAGTCTTGAGACATATAAGCTCTTTACTAACACTAATATTGTAACTTTGAGATGATCACAAAATTTGAGCGTCTGTAATTGTTTTTTCCTTTAACTTGTGTATTAGCTTCTGAAAAAagcattatttaatttttcacaTGCAATCTAGCTATAATAAGGTAGACTAATGGTAACATAATCTTGGACgtgtttgagaaattttttaagagaaaatgtttttgaaaccaattcttagtaaaaatacaagttaATCTTAGAAAAACACTTGTGATTATTTAGAGCAAGTACAATATTCATTGATAGGCAAAGGAATACGTAACATAATTGAGCACAGGGTGCAATAAATGGGTCTTGATAAAAACTTTATTGGGGATTTCAAACCGGACGAAAGGAAAAAGAGCGTTCAGCACCAACAAATTACAAAGTTGTACTATCTTCAAAGAGAAGATCCAAAATTACATTAGAGTTCCTCAAACCAAATTAGTTGATTGTCTAAGGCCAAATTCAGTCTTGCCAATAGATGTGCCAccttgttcttctctcttcgaCTAAACGTGATCTTCGAGTGGGGAATTGAATGCATAACATGGTGAGCATCATTCACTACGTGCCCAAAGGGAGAGGTATCATCTGCGGCATCCCGTTGCAGTGCAACAAGTACCAACTGCGCGTTGTGATTTTGAAATGAAAAGCCAGACAGAGAAGACTCTTTACAAGGGCCATGCATCCTTTAAGTTATTTTTGTCCACTCGATTTTTTGGTATATGGAAACCTGCTACGTTGGCCATTTACAAGGAAACTTACAGTATCGAGTGTGGTGGTGGACCTAGTGGAAATGGCACTTTGGTTACAGAAAAGTGTTAATTCGTTAAACACATTAGTCACGGTTCCGTATGGAAGTCCTACAGAATTCATAATAGTTATTGGTTCCGGTGGTGGTAGTGTTAGTGATGGTGGCCGTGGCGTTCGGTTCTCTCTTAAAAACAGACTATAAAAGTTGCTCGACTACTACGAGATATATAGTTGTACTCACGTTGAAGGCATTTATCAAAATGGTTAACGTGAGAAAATATTTAAGAAAGGATTAAGAAacagctcttttttttttaacaggtAGGTATTTCAATGGGACTTTTCTCGACTATCTATTTATAGGCGTAAGGCACGACGAGTTAAATGTGAACAAcataacaaaagaaagaaaaataaatttttctcCTTATTTGATGATGTGTTTTGTGCATAAATATTGTATACATGTTCATGTAGTCATCATAGTAAGCTGACTCACCTCCTTTATGGAACAGCACATTTGTAGAAAAATGATTTCTACACACAATTTTTCTTCTCATGCACACTGATATTTATTCTAGTATCTAAATCGAATAAAGCAtgagccacttagtactatggtctgaTGGTATTACTCTATACTTGAAAGTGAGCCGAATTATTCATTCcctttagtataaaaatatcaatgtactaaaaaaaatcgAATAAAGCACGAGTACCAATGAACATAAATAAGTATGAAtgtgcaaaaggaaaaaaatgatgTGCAGTAATTATTTGCCCATTTATATCCCAACAATCTAAATGCATCACCACCCAAACCTAACCTAAAGAAACGCCAAGGCAGTCAATACCAAAGAGCATTTACCGTTTCTCTCTCTTGCCCCGTTACTCTCTAACCAGTAACAACCCCTCCTATCCTAACGTTCCCGTTAGACCCTGGCCAAAAAACCTCCCTCAcaaaaaaaggaacaaaaaatACAGAAGAAATGAAAGCAAAACACAGTTTGATTTTGTAATTCTTGCCTCCTCTTGAAAATCCCAGGTAAattttcaatctttacctttcaatgaaacaaaaaaaagcaGATCTAGTTCCAGTCAAACTATTGTCATTGAATTGAGCCCTAGAGAAGTCCATTTTGTACAGGAAAACATTTTCCTTATTGTTCTTGTTCTCCTGTACTATTTTTTCCTGTGTTCTACATCGATCATCTTCCTCCCTCACCTTTCAGTTCCTGAATCTCCCATCAAAAGGGTTTCTCTTTCCAGCTATGATCTCCAAAACCCACATTTTACTTTCTCTGATCATATTATCCTTCTCCTTAAACGCCATTCATGTTCTCAGCAAAGACACTGGCTCTGAATCTTACATCATTGCTTGCGGCTCTTCGAGCGGTGGCACCGACTCCGACGGCCGCAGATGGGTACCAGATTCCCGGTTTCTGTCATCCTCGGAGAATTCAAAGACCGCGACGGCGCAATACCAAGATCCTTCTCTGCCTTCCCAAACCCCGTACATGTCTGCAAGAATTTTCAACTCTGCAGCATCCTACAAGTTCTTTGTTTCCCCACGACAGCGCCTACTGGTCAGGCTCCATTTTTATCCGTCTTCCTATGACGGCCTCGAGGCTTCGAACTCGTATTTCGACGTGATCGCAAACGGGTTTTCACTCCTCCGCAATTTCAGCGCCGCCATTACAACCCAAGCTCTCACGCAGGCCTACATCATGAGAGAATTCTCACTCGTTCCCGCCCAATCCGGCAATCTCAACATAACATTCGTACCCTCGTCGCAACATGATAAGTCCTATGCTTTTGTCAATGGCATTGAGGTAATTTCGATGCCGGCCGAGATGTTTCAGCCAGCGAACATGATCGGGTTTCAGGACCAAACCATCGATGTACAAAACTCTTCCCTTCAGACAATGTTTAGGCTCAATGTCGGTGGACAGTTTATTCCGACAAGAAATGATTCGGGGCTGACAAGAACATGGTACGACGATTCGCCGTACTTGTTCGGTGCAGCATTTGGAGTCACATGTCAGGCTGAGAAAAATGTTAGCATAAAATATCCTAGTAATTTGCCGGAGTACATTGCTCCTCCCAACGTCTACGGCACTGCGCGATCGATGGGACCGAATTCGAAAATCAATCAGAATTACAATCTCACATGGGTTTTCACCGTTGATGCAAATTTCACATATGTTGTTAGGTTACATTTCTGTGAGCTTCAACTCACCAGGATCAATCAGAGGGTGTTTGATATTTTTCTCAACAACCAAACAGCGCAGCAGACTGCGGACGTTATTGCTTGGTCAGGGTCCATAGGAGTGCCGGTTTACAAGGATTATGCAACTTTTGTTAATGACAGAGATGGTGACGAAGAAATATGGGTGGCATTGCATCCATCTGTGTCCGAGAAACCAGAGTACTATGATTCGATTCTTAATGGTTTGGAGATCTTTAAGCTCAATGATACGCGTGGGAATTTAGCCGGTCCCAATCCTGTGCCATCTAAGATGCTTCAAGACGCTGAGGCTGCTGCAGCAAGTACTTTTTCTCCCCCAGCAGGGTCCAAGAGCAAGGGTGAAGTAATTGGAATAGCTGGCGGGGCTGCTGGCGGCGCGGCTGTGGTTGCGGCATTGTGCATTGCTGTGTAcataaagaagaagagaaagagtgGAATGGATCCCGGGATGGGCAATTGGTTGCCTCTTTATGGTAACTCTAACACATCAACTATTTCGGGCAAGAGTAATACAGGTAGCAGCCATCTTTCGAGCCTGGCTGCAGGTCTTTGCAGGCATTTCTCATTGCCTGAGATCAAACACGGCACCAAGAATTTCGACGAATCTCAAGTTATTGGGGTTGGAGGATTTGGGAAGGTTTACAAGGGCATTATTGATGGAGGCACCAAAGTGGCTATTAAAAGATCAAATCCATCTTCAGAGCAAGGTGTTCACGAGTTCCAAACGGAAATCGAGATGCTTTCAAAGCTCAGGCACAGGCATTTAGTCTCTTTGATTGGTTTTTGCGAAGAGGACGGCGAGATGATTCTGGTTTATGATTACATGGCTAATGGGACTCTAAGGGAGCATTTGTGCAAGAGCAAAAATCCTTCCTTGTCATGGAAGCAAAGGTTGGAAATTTGCATTGGAGCTGCTAGGGGACTGCATTATCTTCACACTGGTGCAAGATACACCATCATCCACAGAGATGTGAAAACCACAAACATATTGTTGGATGAGAATTGGGTAGCTAAAGTCTCTGACTTTGGGCTATCAAAAACAGGTCCTAATCTTCACCAAACCCATGTGAGTACAATGGTGAAGGGCAGCTTTGGGTACTTGGACCCCGAATATTTTCGGAGGCAACAATTGACGGAAAAATCTGATGTTTACTCTTTTGGGGTAGTCTTGTTTGAGGTCTTGTGTGCAAGGCCGGCCCTCAATGCTTCATTGCCTAAGGAGCAAGTTAGTCTTGCAGATTGGGCAATACATTGTCTAAAAAAGGGAATTCTCTTCGAAATTATTGATCCACATCTCAAGTCAGGGCCGCCTATTAATCCTGAGTGCTTGAAAAAGTTTGCAGAGACAGCTGAGAAATGCTTAGCTGATCATGGACTTGAACGCCCTTCAATGGGGGACGTGCTTTGGAACCTTGAGTTTGCTCTTCAACTGCATGAAAACCCTGATGGAGAAGCAGTTGCTGCTCAAGATAAAGCAAATGATGCTTATGCTATGCACAATGCCACACTGACAATTGAGGAAGAGACCGTTTCAAGTGAGGCTACGATCGATGACTTAAACACAAGTGCAGTTTTTTCACAAATAGTGAATCCAAGAGGAAGATGAGACAGACTATGCATATCGTTTACCACTTTTTTCCTATGTTTTATTTTGTCTAGGAATTTTGTTTTGTAGGCTGTGttctaatattatatattatgccTCTTCAATTCAGTTTTTCACCTTGATAGATATGAGAATAGAGGATTGAAACTATCACAGAAATTGTTTTGGAGGTTCGATGCATGCCTTGTAAATTATATTCCAGCACACTTTGCCAATTAGGTTGAAGCCTTCGTTAGATCTTGTTTTGGTTTCTGTATCTGAAGGAAATGAATGGGGGAAATAAATTGTTCcaatcttcaaaatcaaataataTTTGCAGCTGttcaccaaaaaataaaaagaatttttttgCATTTGGTACTAAATTCATGGCTATATAGATACGGAGTTCATTAATTCAAAAACTACAGTACCAAAATACCTAAGGAACAATAAGCAATTTGTgaggccatttttttttctaaaaaataacACATAACTTACGCAGGAGttgaaaatttaatataaaaaaatattattacatCAACATATAAATCATATCGGAAATAAAATATTAGCTATAGTAGCTAGGGTTTGGAAACTAAAAGCTGAGCTACATGCAagatgcaactgtttattatATCATCTCTTGAAAGTGTTTGGGGCTCAGCAAAACTGGGCAGACTTAAAAGAAATGGGGAACTTGAAGGTGGTAGCGTAAGTGAAGCTGATGACATCATGGGGCCTCAATGGCTCTCCTCCATTCACCAAGCAATCGTCGTCCGCGATCCTTGTGAAGACAGATGGGGGTATAACTTCTGCGGCGGCAAACTGACCACAGTGGACATGGATTTGTGAAGGAGCACAATCAGTACAGGTGTTCACAATCTCTACTGCGTACTTTGGGATCCCAGTTGCTGAAATTTGGCCCTGTGAGATGCTTATGTCTCTGTCTCCGCAGCTCGCTACAAAATTTATTCAAACCTTATTAATTAAGCAGCATGttacaattaaacaaaattttgaaattctgaTTTATTTGTGAAGACAACAAACTTATGAAAAACTATATCAATTGTCATGGACTACCGAAGATGAGAAATTTATAGTACAGAGAAATGTGAGATGACATTTTttaagtgtcaataacaatacaaaattttttatttgatattTACCTTGTTGCAAAAGCTTTCTGTGGGTTGAGTTTGCATGTTGTGATTCCAAAGTTGTTGCTGCAGATAAGTAAAAAGTCATGAATCACTCACTTATACATTTATATCTTGATGTGaggatacacacacacacacacacaggtGTATATACATAATTGAGCAGAGATGAGAGTTGCAGTACCAGAATGTGCTCCATGTAGAATGCAGAATCTAAACATGAGCATCATGAAAAAGTAGGCGAAGCATAAATGGGAAGAGGCCATGTTTTCTTTAGTCAAAAAAGGGAGAACCTGAAAACAAAGTTGGATTCTCAAGAGTCACGAAGTGGCTTTTTCCAAAAGTGCTTGATACAATCCaatcaacaataaaaaaatattatatatatatatagatgcaCAACAAAGAAGTACAAGAATTGAACAAAGTACTAAAACAAGGGAATTTCtaaattggtgcatgtcaatttataaattctgacttttacttaaattccaagtttattttccTCATTCAAGTCTCTTAAATtctaagtttatttccctcattcAAGTCTCTAGacatgagaaaagaaaaaactcttGGCATATAatggtttagggttttttttctttttcttatggttttagtttttttaggATATCTGATGTTTTAAACAATAGAAAATCGAAGTGCATACATGAGAAGCGACTAATTAGTGCAAGAAAGAATTAAAgggcatgaaaactaagtacaGGAATCGAATTGATCGAGAGTTcggacaaaaaaaatatatagagtaacaaaaagaaagaaactacAAGAACAACAATAAAGACAcctacaaaattcatatggatTTTAAACAAAGATTTTAAGGGATTTTAAAAGTGATAGATTTTATAGGATTTAAGAGGATTAAAGACACCTACAATGGATTGTGGTGGAAGGATTTGAAATCCTAGGGGGGGTGAGGTTAGTCTTGGTTATATGTACTTTTGctctcaaatcccacaaaatccacaacttattgaaatcctccaaaatcttaattttttgaatacacttagattttgatggattttaaaatcctttaaaatcttttaattgactacacgtagatttgaatggattctaaaatcctttaaaaaattttaattaactacactaggattttaaagtcttttaaaatcatCTCAAATCCgagtttgactacacccccctTAGTGTTTgagaaactttaattaaaaaaaaagctacTTAACAAAAGTgctaacacttcaaaaattaTAAACTTACAAGAAATCTGGAAGTAAAATGGGTAGAAAAGATAAACTACATAAAGAAATTTACCGGAGAACGAACGGTAGGAGGAGAGGATAGCAAAACAATTTGGGTCATATTCTGTTAAACCTTGGTTTATATATAGGGTTTTTTCCCAGGAATTATGAAACATTACTTGGCACATAATTCACTGCCTTCAAACCATTTCTGGTTTGGTCTTCTGTGATTAATTCTTGGGATTGAATCCGGCTGTCCGCTATCTTCCTGATCTGAATCTTGATTCTTGCTCCAACTCTGAGATTTTCTTCCTTACTTGGACTCCAAGACACGCGGATACTTTCCTATGTAATTTTTCAGCGGTTTCATTCCATTACTGTTTTCTTTGTTCGTTAAGACAGATGGGTCAAACTTGAATTGTAGTAAAAAACGTGGAAATTACTGTAAAGGGAAacttgaattattattttttaaatgatgaGTGAGTTGATTTGAAATAAGTAAAATTTGACTCATccacaataatataattttaaactcgtgatttataatattgtcggatgagaaatgctaaggagactttcTAAAAAATGAGAGTCTTTATCACCTTATTTTTTATAcgatattttataatgttgggaCGATAATTAATGTTAAATTGTGAGGGAACAGAAAGTCTCACTTTGAAagagtcttcttagcatttctcttgggAATTTAGGCctaatatgaaaaataattattagggTCGCTCATTTTCAGTCTCTCCTTAGCATCTAGTCGTTTATGTAGTACCATCAAAAGATTCAATCATTAATTaatcgtgtgtgtgtgtgtgtgtgtatatgtatattgATTTACATGCATGGGTATGCTTGTTTATCATCTCATCAGTGTGGTACACGACTACACTCCACCAATAACTAATTAGAATCACTCATTGGAATCATGTGTGCTGATTGacaacagaatgaccaaaagaAATTGACCAATTAGCTAAATGATCAAACGATGGTCCTCCTTTATTAATTGATTGGAGAAGATTGTAAATTCGATTCACGTATATGCATGGGcagtacattataaataaataattcgaTAACTGGGTGTGACTAATCCAACTGTGACGACGTAACTTTGTTGTGTAAACCCCAATTTAAAATGGTATTGCTATTGATGTTGTCCAGTAAATTACAAGGGCCCCGATAGAACAATTCAAGCTTTTGAGTCAGAGATATGAAATATACAAAGCGAACCCTCAAAATTCATGCTACAAAGTAATCACAGAGGCCATAGAAAGGAGGCCTCTTAATTTATCCCAGTATATATACTGCAACCGGATTTCAGTGGGAGATTGCAGGGTCAAATGAATCCTATATACGATTCAAATGCTCTACCTTTTCTGTACTAGAAGATCCCTCTGGAGATCCTCTCCATCTTATGTAACAGGTTCTCCATTGGCAAATCTCACTACAATGCTCACACTCTACTTCTGTTTACCGGAAAAGGCCGCGAGGTCACCATCTGAACTTCTAGCTTTGATGGGTCTAGAGATAACTTTTCCTTAACAAATGCATCCACATCGAACCCACTCTCGCTTTCCATGTCATTGCTATTAGAGGAAGGGCTGATAGGCTCTTCATCGATGTTACTTTCATTTGCTCCAACTATTGTTCGCAAAGCGTCCTGTCGCATTTCTTTTGAACTCTGGTCCAACCTCAAGATATTCTTTATACGTTCAAGGGCCGGATCTATGATGTCTAAGAATCCCATAACCCATGAAGCATCGTCTACAACTTCAGTACGCTGTTGCAAGAAGCCAAAAAGAGTGTTCAATGTTGAGGGCCTGAAGCCTTCCAAGACTTGCATCCCAAACAAATAGCCTTTTCACGTGTAAGATGCAGTAACCTAGCTAATTAGTGAGTACTAACCTGCTGGAAATAGAGGTCGCGAATTTCCTCTGCCCGTACAGCGTTTCCTTGATTTTCCTCTAATGATGCCCATGTCATCCATGTGACATAACTCtgagaatttatattaaggGAGGACCTAAATAATCTCCTGGCCGCTGATAGGTTACCAACTCTCTGTTCTAGAACTCCCCAAGCCTGCCACACAAACAGATGGTCATTGCCTAAAGCCTTCATAATCACACATGCGGATAACGTT
Proteins encoded in this window:
- the LOC126595836 gene encoding receptor-like protein kinase ANXUR1; the protein is MISKTHILLSLIILSFSLNAIHVLSKDTGSESYIIACGSSSGGTDSDGRRWVPDSRFLSSSENSKTATAQYQDPSLPSQTPYMSARIFNSAASYKFFVSPRQRLLVRLHFYPSSYDGLEASNSYFDVIANGFSLLRNFSAAITTQALTQAYIMREFSLVPAQSGNLNITFVPSSQHDKSYAFVNGIEVISMPAEMFQPANMIGFQDQTIDVQNSSLQTMFRLNVGGQFIPTRNDSGLTRTWYDDSPYLFGAAFGVTCQAEKNVSIKYPSNLPEYIAPPNVYGTARSMGPNSKINQNYNLTWVFTVDANFTYVVRLHFCELQLTRINQRVFDIFLNNQTAQQTADVIAWSGSIGVPVYKDYATFVNDRDGDEEIWVALHPSVSEKPEYYDSILNGLEIFKLNDTRGNLAGPNPVPSKMLQDAEAAAASTFSPPAGSKSKGEVIGIAGGAAGGAAVVAALCIAVYIKKKRKSGMDPGMGNWLPLYGNSNTSTISGKSNTGSSHLSSLAAGLCRHFSLPEIKHGTKNFDESQVIGVGGFGKVYKGIIDGGTKVAIKRSNPSSEQGVHEFQTEIEMLSKLRHRHLVSLIGFCEEDGEMILVYDYMANGTLREHLCKSKNPSLSWKQRLEICIGAARGLHYLHTGARYTIIHRDVKTTNILLDENWVAKVSDFGLSKTGPNLHQTHVSTMVKGSFGYLDPEYFRRQQLTEKSDVYSFGVVLFEVLCARPALNASLPKEQVSLADWAIHCLKKGILFEIIDPHLKSGPPINPECLKKFAETAEKCLADHGLERPSMGDVLWNLEFALQLHENPDGEAVAAQDKANDAYAMHNATLTIEEETVSSEATIDDLNTSAVFSQIVNPRGR
- the LOC126595866 gene encoding TPD1 protein homolog 1B-like isoform X1 — translated: MASSHLCFAYFFMMLMFRFCILHGAHSATTLESQHANSTHRKLLQQASCGDRDISISQGQISATGIPKYAVEIVNTCTDCAPSQIHVHCGQFAAAEVIPPSVFTRIADDDCLVNGGEPLRPHDVISFTYATTFKFPISFKSAQFC
- the LOC126595866 gene encoding TPD1 protein homolog 1B-like isoform X2; translated protein: MASSHLCFAYFFMMLMFRFCILHGAHSASCGDRDISISQGQISATGIPKYAVEIVNTCTDCAPSQIHVHCGQFAAAEVIPPSVFTRIADDDCLVNGGEPLRPHDVISFTYATTFKFPISFKSAQFC